A single genomic interval of Paracoccus contaminans harbors:
- a CDS encoding lysophospholipid acyltransferase family protein, translating to MSGRPPAALPDRLASAAFRLLVAVLGLLPYPRRIAAMGWLFAHVAGPLAGWRRRIRANLALARPDLPAAEIRRLTRAVPDNAGRALIEIYSGSAFTARITASDPLTGPGLGALEAAAAACRPVILACAHFGNYDAMRTAIAARGWPVGALYRPMNNAAFNAHYIPAMQAIAQPLFARSGRAGLTGMIRFLRGGGMLCLGFDQYDRHGATLRLFGLPTQTVLTPAELALKYGALLVPIAAIRQRDGLSFRVQVGAPVAPGDPAAMMQALNDDLETLVRAHMDQWFWVHRRWKNLGFPCPAPASISGPDSAPARTAQGRETDERHPQDPSA from the coding sequence ATGAGCGGGCGGCCCCCGGCCGCGCTGCCCGACCGCCTGGCCAGCGCGGCATTCCGCCTGCTGGTCGCGGTGCTGGGCCTGCTGCCCTATCCGCGCCGCATCGCCGCGATGGGCTGGCTGTTTGCCCATGTGGCCGGCCCGCTGGCGGGGTGGCGGCGGCGCATCCGCGCCAATCTGGCGCTTGCCCGGCCCGACCTGCCCGCGGCCGAGATCCGCCGCCTGACCCGCGCGGTTCCCGACAATGCCGGCCGCGCCCTGATCGAGATCTATTCGGGGTCTGCGTTCACCGCACGCATTACCGCCAGCGATCCGCTGACCGGCCCCGGTCTGGGCGCGCTCGAGGCGGCGGCGGCGGCGTGCCGGCCGGTGATCCTGGCCTGCGCGCATTTCGGCAATTACGACGCCATGCGGACCGCCATCGCCGCGCGCGGCTGGCCGGTCGGGGCGCTTTACCGCCCCATGAACAACGCCGCCTTCAACGCCCATTACATTCCGGCCATGCAGGCGATCGCCCAGCCGCTGTTTGCCCGCAGCGGCCGGGCCGGCCTGACGGGCATGATCCGCTTTCTGCGCGGGGGCGGCATGCTGTGCCTGGGCTTTGATCAGTATGACCGCCACGGCGCGACGCTGCGGCTGTTCGGGCTGCCCACGCAGACGGTGCTGACCCCGGCGGAACTGGCGCTGAAATATGGCGCGCTGCTGGTTCCCATCGCGGCGATCCGCCAGCGCGACGGGCTGTCCTTTCGCGTGCAGGTCGGCGCCCCCGTCGCGCCGGGCGATCCGGCCGCGATGATGCAGGCGCTGAACGACGATCTGGAAACCCTGGTGCGCGCCCATATGGACCAGTGGTTCTGGGTCCACCGCCGCTGGAAGAACCTCGGGTTTCCTTGCCCCGCACCAGCGTCTATAAGCGGCCCCGACAGCGCCCCCGCGAGAACGGCCCAAGGCAGAGAGACCGATGAGCGACACCCACAAGACCCGTCCGCATGA
- the accC gene encoding acetyl-CoA carboxylase biotin carboxylase subunit, whose product MFDKILIANRGEIALRVIRACREMGIASVAVHSTADSDAMHVRMADESICIGPAPSPASYLNMPAIVSACEITGAQAIHPGYGFLSENAQFVQMVEDHGLTFIGPRAEHIRIMGDKITAKDTARSLGIPVVPGSDGGVPDVDAARQVAGAIGYPVIIKATAGGGGRGMKVARDEAGLEVAFRTARSEAKVAFGNDEVYIEKYLQRPRHIEIQIFGDGRGKAVHLGERDCSLQRRHQKVLEEAPGPSITPEERARIGGICADAMARLKYAGAGTIEFLYEDGAFYFIEMNTRLQVEHPVTEAIFGVDLVREQIRVAAGEPLSFAQGDLVIRGHAIEARINAERLPNFSPCPGKVTQYHAPGGLGVRMDSALYAGYSIPPNYDSLIAKLIVHGRDRDEALARLNRALGELIVDGVDSTIPLFRRLLKDPEIQRGDYSIHWLERWLETAEF is encoded by the coding sequence ATGTTCGACAAGATCCTGATCGCCAACCGCGGCGAAATCGCCCTGCGGGTGATCCGTGCCTGCCGCGAGATGGGCATCGCCTCGGTCGCGGTCCATTCCACCGCCGACAGCGACGCCATGCATGTCCGCATGGCGGACGAATCGATCTGCATCGGGCCGGCGCCCTCGCCGGCATCCTATCTGAACATGCCGGCCATCGTCTCGGCCTGCGAGATCACGGGCGCGCAGGCGATCCATCCCGGCTATGGCTTTCTGTCCGAAAATGCCCAGTTCGTGCAGATGGTCGAGGATCACGGCCTGACCTTCATCGGGCCGCGCGCCGAACATATCCGCATCATGGGCGACAAGATCACCGCCAAGGATACGGCCCGCTCGCTGGGCATCCCGGTGGTGCCGGGATCGGACGGGGGCGTGCCCGACGTGGACGCCGCCCGCCAGGTCGCAGGGGCGATCGGCTATCCGGTCATCATCAAGGCGACTGCCGGCGGCGGCGGCCGGGGCATGAAGGTCGCCCGCGACGAGGCCGGGCTGGAGGTCGCCTTCCGCACCGCCCGGTCAGAGGCCAAGGTCGCCTTCGGCAACGACGAAGTCTATATCGAGAAATACCTTCAGCGTCCGCGCCATATCGAGATCCAGATCTTCGGCGATGGCCGCGGCAAGGCCGTTCATCTGGGCGAGCGGGACTGCTCGCTTCAGCGCCGCCACCAGAAGGTTCTTGAGGAGGCCCCCGGCCCCTCGATCACGCCCGAGGAACGCGCCCGCATCGGCGGCATCTGCGCCGACGCGATGGCACGGCTGAAATACGCCGGCGCCGGCACCATCGAGTTCCTCTATGAGGACGGCGCCTTCTATTTCATCGAGATGAACACCCGCCTGCAGGTCGAGCATCCGGTGACCGAAGCGATCTTTGGCGTCGATCTGGTGCGCGAGCAGATCCGTGTCGCCGCCGGCGAGCCGCTGAGCTTTGCCCAAGGCGATCTGGTGATCCGCGGCCATGCGATCGAGGCCCGCATCAATGCCGAACGCCTGCCGAATTTTTCCCCCTGCCCCGGCAAGGTCACGCAATACCACGCGCCGGGCGGGCTGGGGGTCAGAATGGACAGCGCGCTCTATGCCGGCTATTCGATCCCGCCGAACTACGACTCGCTGATCGCCAAGCTGATCGTCCATGGCCGCGACCGGGACGAGGCGCTGGCGCGGCTGAACCGCGCGCTGGGCGAGCTGATCGTGGACGGGGTGGACAGCACGATCCCCCTGTTCCGGCGCCTGCTCAAGGATCCAGAGATCCAGCGCGGCGACTATTCCATCCACTGGCTGGAACGCTGGCTTGAGACGGCCGAGTTCTGA
- the accB gene encoding acetyl-CoA carboxylase biotin carboxyl carrier protein, with amino-acid sequence MSDTHKTRPHDSDAAFIQALAELLNRNELTELSVKREYGENDKLTVALSKHGRQVLVQAAPAAPAPVAAPLAAPAPAAAAAPAVATDPASLPGAVTSPMVGTAYLAAEPGAAPFVTLGQQVAEGDTLMIVEAMKTMNHIPAPRAGTVRRIMVEDGTPVEFGTPLMIVE; translated from the coding sequence ATGAGCGACACCCACAAGACCCGTCCGCATGACAGCGACGCAGCCTTCATCCAGGCGCTCGCCGAACTGCTCAACCGCAACGAGCTGACCGAATTGTCGGTCAAGCGCGAATACGGTGAAAACGACAAGCTGACGGTCGCGCTGTCCAAGCATGGCAGGCAGGTGCTGGTGCAGGCCGCCCCTGCCGCCCCTGCCCCTGTCGCCGCGCCCCTTGCCGCGCCGGCACCCGCCGCGGCCGCCGCGCCGGCGGTTGCCACCGATCCGGCCAGCCTGCCGGGGGCCGTCACCTCGCCCATGGTCGGGACCGCCTATCTGGCCGCCGAACCGGGGGCCGCGCCCTTCGTCACGCTCGGCCAGCAGGTGGCCGAGGGCGACACGCTGATGATCGTCGAGGCGATGAAGACGATGAACCACATCCCCGCCCCGCGCGCCGGCACGGTGCGCCGCATCATGGTCGAGGACGGCACCCCGGTCGAGTTCGGCACCCCGCTGATGATCGTCGAATGA
- a CDS encoding shikimate kinase — protein MMGAGKSAVGAELSRRLHAPLRDTDAEIERAAAMTIPEIFARDGEAFFRARESEVLARVLGGTPAVVSTGGGAWMNPANREAVARAGVSVWLNVPLPVLWHRVRQRPGRPLLRTPDPRGTMERLLAGRAPSYALADITVPVGAGDSVEDTTLRVLDALRDRHPDLLEP, from the coding sequence ATGATGGGGGCGGGAAAGTCGGCTGTGGGGGCCGAACTGTCCCGCCGGCTCCATGCCCCGTTGCGCGATACCGATGCCGAGATCGAGCGCGCCGCCGCCATGACCATCCCCGAGATCTTCGCGCGCGACGGCGAGGCGTTCTTCCGCGCCCGCGAATCCGAGGTGCTGGCGCGCGTGCTGGGGGGCACGCCTGCCGTCGTCTCGACCGGGGGGGGCGCCTGGATGAACCCGGCCAACCGCGAAGCGGTGGCCCGCGCGGGGGTTTCGGTCTGGCTGAACGTGCCGCTGCCGGTCCTGTGGCACCGCGTCCGCCAGCGGCCCGGCCGGCCGCTGCTGCGCACGCCCGATCCGCGGGGCACCATGGAACGGCTGCTGGCCGGGCGCGCGCCCAGCTATGCCCTTGCCGACATCACCGTTCCCGTGGGCGCGGGCGATTCGGTCGAGGATACCACCCTGCGGGTGCTCGACGCCCTGCGCGACCGCCACCCCGACCTGCTGGAGCCGTGA
- the tkt gene encoding transketolase gives MPLTKARLADPDHWSLASAIRALSMDAVEAANSGHPGMPMGMADVATVLWGRHLKFDASAPNWFDRDRFILSAGHGSMLIYSLLHLTGFEQMTLDQIRNFRQWGAVTAGHPEYGHAEGVEMTTGPLGQGLASSVGFAIAEAKMRAEFGEELCDHRTWVIAGDGCLMEGISQEAIALAGHLRLGRLIVLWDDNGITIDGKVSLSDATDQIRRFEASGWRTMVCDGHDAADIDRALTAAKEDDGRPVLVACRTTIGYGSAKKGGTSGVHGSPLGADEIKATRLAYAWEHGDFELPDDLIARWREIGRRGAPLREAWAARVDALPQDRRDAFAARVSGEANPALAPAIADFKRKASADKPKVATRKASEMVLAAVNAVLPETIGGSADLTGSNLTKTADLGIFDAQNRAGRYIHYGIREHGMAAAMNGLALHGGFRPYGGTFLCFADYARGAMRLSALMGVPVVYVMTHDSIGLGEDGPTHQPVEHLAMLRATPNTWTFRPCDVVETAEAWELALSTETTPSVLALSRQNLPVLRTDHTDENLSARGAYVLREASAQPQAILLASGSEVEIAVKAAETLEADGIPARVVSVPCMELFAGQPEDYRQQVLPEGPVRIAIEAALRQPWDWLLMGERGDWRRCDFVGMTGFGASAPADRLYKEFGITAEDTVQKVKALL, from the coding sequence ATGCCCCTGACCAAAGCCCGTCTTGCCGATCCCGACCACTGGAGCCTCGCCAGCGCCATCCGCGCGCTGTCGATGGATGCGGTCGAGGCCGCCAATTCGGGCCATCCGGGGATGCCGATGGGCATGGCCGATGTCGCCACGGTCCTGTGGGGCAGGCACCTGAAATTCGACGCGAGCGCCCCCAACTGGTTCGACCGCGACCGCTTCATCCTGTCGGCGGGCCACGGGTCCATGCTGATCTATTCGCTGCTGCATCTGACCGGCTTTGAACAGATGACGCTGGACCAGATCAGGAACTTCCGCCAATGGGGCGCCGTCACGGCCGGCCATCCCGAATACGGCCATGCCGAGGGGGTCGAGATGACCACCGGCCCCTTGGGTCAGGGGCTGGCATCCTCGGTCGGCTTTGCCATCGCCGAGGCCAAGATGCGCGCCGAGTTCGGCGAGGAACTGTGCGACCACCGCACCTGGGTCATCGCCGGCGACGGCTGCCTGATGGAAGGCATCAGCCAGGAGGCGATCGCCCTGGCCGGTCATCTGCGCCTTGGCCGCCTGATCGTGCTGTGGGACGACAACGGCATCACCATCGACGGCAAGGTCTCGCTGTCGGACGCCACCGACCAGATCAGGCGGTTCGAGGCGTCGGGCTGGCGCACGATGGTCTGCGACGGCCATGACGCCGCCGACATCGACCGCGCCCTGACCGCCGCCAAAGAGGATGACGGCCGCCCCGTGCTGGTCGCCTGCCGCACGACCATCGGCTATGGGTCGGCAAAGAAGGGCGGCACGTCGGGCGTCCACGGCTCGCCCTTGGGCGCAGACGAGATCAAGGCGACGCGGCTGGCCTATGCGTGGGAACACGGCGATTTCGAACTGCCCGACGATCTGATCGCCCGCTGGCGCGAGATCGGCCGCCGCGGGGCGCCGCTGCGCGAGGCATGGGCGGCGCGCGTCGATGCGCTGCCGCAGGACCGGCGCGATGCCTTTGCCGCGCGCGTTTCGGGCGAGGCGAACCCCGCCCTTGCCCCCGCCATCGCCGATTTCAAGCGCAAGGCCAGCGCCGACAAGCCCAAGGTGGCAACCCGCAAGGCGTCTGAAATGGTGCTGGCCGCGGTCAATGCGGTGCTGCCCGAGACCATCGGCGGCTCGGCCGACCTGACCGGGTCGAACCTGACCAAAACCGCCGATCTGGGCATCTTCGACGCCCAGAACCGGGCCGGGCGCTATATCCATTACGGCATCCGCGAACACGGCATGGCGGCGGCGATGAACGGGCTGGCGCTGCATGGCGGCTTCCGTCCCTATGGCGGCACCTTCCTGTGCTTTGCCGACTATGCCCGCGGCGCGATGCGCCTGTCGGCGCTGATGGGGGTGCCGGTCGTCTATGTAATGACCCATGATTCCATCGGCCTGGGCGAGGACGGCCCCACCCACCAGCCGGTCGAGCATCTGGCGATGCTGCGCGCGACGCCGAATACCTGGACCTTCCGCCCCTGCGACGTGGTGGAAACCGCCGAGGCGTGGGAACTGGCGCTGTCCACCGAAACCACGCCCTCGGTCCTGGCGCTGTCGCGGCAGAACCTGCCGGTGCTGCGCACCGACCACACCGACGAGAACCTGTCCGCCCGCGGCGCCTATGTACTGCGCGAGGCATCCGCGCAGCCGCAGGCGATCCTGCTGGCCTCCGGCTCCGAGGTGGAGATCGCCGTGAAGGCTGCCGAGACGCTTGAGGCGGACGGCATCCCCGCCCGCGTCGTTTCGGTTCCCTGCATGGAGCTGTTTGCCGGCCAGCCCGAGGACTACCGCCAGCAGGTGCTGCCCGAGGGGCCTGTCCGCATCGCCATCGAGGCGGCCCTGCGCCAGCCCTGGGACTGGCTGCTGATGGGCGAGCGGGGCGATTGGCGGCGCTGCGATTTCGTCGGCATGACCGGCTTCGGCGCTTCCGCCCCGGCCGACCGCCTTTACAAGGAGTTCGGCATCACTGCCGAAGACACCGTGCAAAAGGTCAAGGCGCTGCTGTGA
- a CDS encoding tyrosine recombinase — MTKASARQPDDLRRISAFLDARAAETGAARNTLLAYGRDLADLAAFAAAQATPLAALSREQIEDYLARCEAEGLSTATRARRLSAIRQFTRFALEEGWREDDPAIRLSGPGRSKRLPRVLAQDEVGALLAAVPDHGPTPEDRLRNTAAMELIYATGMRVSELVSLPVAAVRGNPEVILIRGKGGRERMVPLTDPARRAVLAWLAVRDGAGADSPLGRLVRGNGARWLFPARGAAGHMTRQAFHGMLADLSAAAGLPAGKVTPHVLRHAFATHLLEGGADLRAIQALLGHADLGTTEIYTHVLDTRLRELVLTRHPLARPPQGD, encoded by the coding sequence TTGACAAAGGCATCCGCCCGACAGCCCGACGATCTGCGCCGCATCAGCGCCTTTCTGGATGCACGCGCGGCCGAGACCGGCGCGGCGCGCAACACGCTGCTGGCCTATGGCCGCGACCTGGCCGATCTGGCCGCCTTTGCGGCCGCGCAGGCGACGCCCCTGGCGGCGCTCAGCCGCGAGCAGATCGAGGATTACCTGGCCCGCTGCGAGGCCGAGGGCCTGTCCACCGCCACCCGCGCCCGCCGCCTGTCGGCGATCCGCCAGTTCACCCGTTTCGCGCTCGAGGAAGGCTGGCGCGAGGACGACCCCGCCATCCGCCTGTCCGGCCCGGGCCGCAGCAAGCGCCTGCCCAGGGTGCTGGCCCAGGACGAGGTCGGGGCGCTGCTGGCGGCTGTGCCCGACCACGGCCCGACGCCCGAGGACCGCCTGCGCAACACCGCCGCGATGGAACTGATCTATGCCACCGGGATGCGCGTAAGCGAACTGGTCAGCCTGCCGGTCGCGGCCGTGCGGGGCAATCCCGAGGTGATCCTGATCCGCGGCAAGGGCGGCCGGGAACGCATGGTGCCGCTGACCGATCCGGCGCGGCGGGCCGTCCTGGCGTGGCTGGCCGTGCGCGACGGGGCGGGGGCGGACAGCCCGCTGGGCCGGCTCGTGCGGGGCAACGGGGCGCGCTGGCTGTTTCCGGCGCGCGGCGCGGCTGGGCACATGACGCGGCAGGCGTTCCACGGCATGCTGGCCGATCTGTCCGCGGCGGCCGGCCTGCCCGCAGGCAAGGTCACGCCCCATGTGCTGCGCCATGCCTTCGCCACCCACCTTCTGGAAGGCGGGGCGGATCTGCGCGCCATCCAGGCGCTGCTGGGCCATGCCGATCTGGGCACCACCGAAATCTACACCCATGTCCTCGATACGCGGCTGCGCGAGCTGGTCCTGACGCGCCACCCCCTGGCCCGGCCGCCTCAGGGCGACTGA
- a CDS encoding DMT family transporter produces the protein MDGPLMAGPLQPGAGRTVGKGRAAAMPALTAHQTGGILMLLASVFLFTLMDALGKHLTARYHPAQVIWMRMAINLAIVLVVLAPRLRSLARSSAPLLQVGRGLTQVGSIGLFFAALQFIGLAEATAIMDCNPVLITLAAAVFLGERIGIRRIAGIAVALAGALVIIRPGTGVLHPAAILPLLAAFSYAAGAIMTRMVRGDSTATSILWSTTVATLAASTVVPFVWQPIAPGDLWAFAAMGMIGTVAQTLLIRAFSLAEAAAIAPFGYTGLIWAGLWGWLFFGAVPDLWTFVGAAMIVGAGLYVWAREAQSMRAARR, from the coding sequence ATGGACGGCCCCCTGATGGCCGGGCCATTGCAACCGGGGGCAGGACGCACGGTGGGCAAGGGCCGCGCTGCGGCAATGCCTGCACTGACGGCGCACCAGACGGGCGGCATCCTGATGCTGCTTGCCTCGGTGTTCCTGTTCACGCTGATGGACGCGCTGGGCAAGCATCTGACAGCGCGCTATCACCCGGCGCAGGTGATCTGGATGCGCATGGCGATCAATCTTGCCATCGTGCTGGTCGTCCTGGCGCCCCGGCTGCGTTCGCTGGCGCGCTCGTCCGCGCCGCTGCTGCAGGTGGGGCGGGGGCTGACGCAGGTCGGCTCGATCGGTCTCTTCTTCGCCGCGCTGCAGTTCATCGGGCTGGCCGAGGCGACGGCCATCATGGACTGCAACCCCGTTCTCATCACGCTGGCCGCGGCGGTGTTCCTGGGCGAGCGTATCGGGATCCGCCGCATCGCGGGGATCGCGGTGGCGCTTGCGGGGGCGCTGGTCATCATCCGTCCGGGGACCGGGGTTCTGCATCCGGCCGCGATCCTGCCGCTGCTGGCGGCCTTCAGCTATGCCGCCGGGGCGATCATGACGCGGATGGTGCGGGGCGATTCCACCGCGACCTCGATCCTGTGGTCCACGACGGTGGCCACGCTGGCGGCATCCACCGTCGTCCCCTTCGTGTGGCAGCCCATCGCGCCGGGCGATCTGTGGGCCTTTGCGGCGATGGGGATGATCGGCACGGTTGCGCAGACCCTGCTGATCCGGGCCTTTTCCCTGGCCGAAGCGGCCGCCATCGCGCCGTTCGGCTATACCGGGCTGATCTGGGCCGGGCTGTGGGGGTGGCTGTTCTTCGGCGCGGTGCCCGATCTGTGGACATTCGTGGGCGCGGCGATGATCGTGGGTGCGGGCCTTTATGTCTGGGCGCGCGAGGCGCAGTCCATGCGCGCCGCCCGGCGATGA
- the aroB gene encoding 3-dehydroquinate synthase — protein sequence MMTRTVSVPLGARSYDVRIGAGLIERAADHIAPLLARPRAAIVTDEHVAALHLPRLAAALNRAGIAASALALPAGEASKSWDQLGRTVEWLLAERIERADIVIALGGGVIGDLAGFAAAILRRGVRFVQIPTTLLAQVDSSVGGKTGINSPQGKNLIGAFHQPALVLADTDVLASLPERDFLAGYGEVVKYGLLGDAGFFEWLELNGPRLRTDRAALQHAVAHCVAMKAGIVARDETEQGERALLNLGHTFGHALESATGYSGRLLHGEGVAIGCALAFDLSARLGLCSQEDPGRVTAHLAAMGMPRALADVPGDLPEDAALIALMRQDKKVVAGRLRLILARGIGQAFVADDVPPAAIAATLAAARRPF from the coding sequence GTGATGACCCGCACCGTTTCCGTCCCCCTGGGCGCCCGGTCCTATGATGTCCGCATCGGCGCCGGCCTGATCGAGCGCGCGGCCGATCATATCGCGCCGCTGCTGGCGCGGCCGCGCGCCGCGATCGTGACCGACGAGCATGTGGCCGCGCTGCACCTGCCGCGCCTTGCCGCCGCCCTGAATCGCGCCGGCATCGCCGCGAGCGCCCTTGCCCTGCCGGCAGGCGAGGCGAGCAAGTCCTGGGACCAGCTTGGCCGGACGGTGGAATGGCTGCTTGCCGAACGGATCGAGCGCGCCGACATCGTGATCGCGCTGGGCGGCGGGGTGATCGGCGATCTGGCGGGCTTTGCCGCGGCGATCCTGCGGCGGGGCGTTCGCTTCGTCCAGATCCCGACGACATTGCTGGCCCAGGTGGACAGCTCGGTCGGTGGCAAGACGGGGATCAATTCGCCGCAGGGCAAGAACCTGATCGGCGCCTTCCACCAGCCCGCCCTGGTGCTGGCCGACACCGATGTGCTGGCCAGCCTGCCCGAACGGGATTTCCTTGCCGGCTATGGCGAGGTGGTGAAATACGGGCTGCTGGGGGATGCGGGCTTTTTCGAATGGCTCGAGCTCAACGGGCCGCGCCTGCGCACGGACCGGGCCGCCTTGCAGCATGCCGTCGCCCATTGCGTGGCGATGAAGGCCGGCATCGTCGCGCGCGACGAGACCGAGCAGGGCGAACGGGCGCTGCTGAACCTGGGGCATACCTTCGGGCATGCGCTCGAATCGGCGACGGGCTATTCGGGCCGGCTTCTGCATGGCGAGGGGGTGGCGATCGGCTGTGCGCTGGCCTTCGACCTGTCCGCGCGCCTCGGCCTTTGTTCGCAGGAAGATCCGGGCCGCGTCACGGCCCATCTTGCCGCCATGGGCATGCCCCGCGCCCTGGCCGACGTGCCGGGCGATCTGCCCGAAGATGCCGCCCTGATCGCGTTGATGAGGCAGGACAAGAAGGTCGTCGCCGGCCGCCTGCGGCTGATCCTTGCGCGCGGGATCGGCCAAGCCTTCGTCGCCGATGACGTGCCCCCCGCCGCCATCGCGGCGACTCTGGCGGCGGCGCGCAGGCCGTTCTAA